The Candidatus Hydrogenedentota bacterium genome includes a region encoding these proteins:
- a CDS encoding FAD-binding oxidoreductase: MAIDRKLLRWNGWGWNGAPGLRGMDTDAVWAWIGRVMGADPLPRTPVTPLSEITLPPPRLDRGEIAALEALLSPDRVKTDHYERAFHALGKSYHDLLWLRAGNITSAPDAVLYPLSAEETLAVVRHAARENIAVVPYGGGSSVVGGVNALAAPGQRGVVTLDMTLMDQVLKIDETSLVARVQAGAYGPQLEEALQARGFTLGHYPQSFEFSTLGGWIAPRSAGHQSNKYGKAEHWLVSARLASPCGLWETEGFPGSAAGPQLRDLVAGSEGVLGVITDAVVKIHRVPEVKDYRGYLFPSFGDGVEAAREMMQSGVPNAMIRLSDLSETHFYSALDACGAGADESVLFCAMLVGLEGDAGEVAHNLERSKAIIKLHNGIHMGETPGRAWYEKRFLTPYLRDPMMDRGLGVDTLETATRWSNIARLHGVVTGAIVDALEANPGGPGMRGIVMSHISHCYRDGASLYFTFAFPRALDREVDQWLAVKRAASDAVAANGGTISHHHGVGVDHLPWVCAEKGGAAMDILRAAKRSMDPAGVMNPGKLLPPQGAV; this comes from the coding sequence ATGGCCATAGACCGGAAACTGCTTCGCTGGAACGGCTGGGGCTGGAACGGGGCGCCCGGTCTCCGGGGCATGGACACCGACGCGGTGTGGGCCTGGATAGGCCGCGTCATGGGCGCGGACCCGCTTCCCCGCACCCCCGTCACGCCCCTGTCCGAAATCACCCTGCCGCCGCCGCGTCTTGACCGGGGGGAGATTGCGGCTTTGGAGGCGCTGCTTTCACCGGACCGGGTGAAAACGGACCATTATGAACGGGCTTTCCATGCCCTTGGCAAGAGCTACCACGACCTGCTTTGGCTGCGTGCGGGAAACATCACATCGGCCCCGGACGCGGTGCTCTATCCGCTTTCGGCGGAGGAGACCCTCGCCGTGGTGCGGCATGCGGCCCGCGAAAACATCGCCGTGGTCCCCTATGGCGGCGGGTCCAGTGTGGTGGGCGGGGTGAACGCCCTTGCCGCGCCCGGACAGCGGGGCGTTGTCACCCTGGACATGACGCTGATGGACCAGGTGCTGAAAATTGACGAAACATCGCTGGTCGCGCGGGTCCAGGCGGGCGCCTACGGCCCGCAGTTGGAGGAGGCGCTCCAGGCGCGGGGTTTCACCCTCGGGCACTACCCGCAGTCCTTCGAGTTTTCCACCCTGGGCGGCTGGATTGCCCCGCGCAGCGCGGGCCACCAGTCCAACAAATACGGCAAGGCCGAGCACTGGCTGGTGTCGGCCCGGCTGGCCTCGCCCTGCGGCCTGTGGGAGACGGAGGGTTTTCCCGGCTCCGCCGCCGGACCGCAGTTGCGGGACCTCGTGGCGGGTTCCGAGGGGGTGCTGGGCGTCATCACCGACGCGGTGGTCAAAATACACCGCGTGCCGGAGGTGAAAGACTATCGGGGCTATCTTTTCCCCTCCTTTGGGGACGGCGTGGAGGCCGCGCGGGAGATGATGCAGTCCGGCGTGCCCAACGCCATGATACGGCTCTCCGACCTGAGCGAAACCCACTTTTACAGCGCCCTCGACGCGTGCGGCGCGGGCGCGGACGAGTCGGTGCTGTTCTGCGCGATGCTGGTGGGGCTGGAGGGGGACGCCGGGGAGGTCGCCCACAACCTGGAGCGTTCCAAGGCAATTATCAAACTGCACAACGGCATTCACATGGGCGAGACGCCGGGCCGCGCCTGGTATGAAAAGCGCTTCCTCACACCCTACCTCCGCGACCCCATGATGGACCGGGGGCTGGGTGTGGACACCCTCGAAACGGCGACCCGCTGGTCCAACATCGCCCGCCTGCACGGGGTGGTGACCGGCGCCATCGTGGACGCCCTTGAGGCGAATCCCGGCGGGCCCGGCATGCGCGGCATTGTCATGTCCCACATCAGCCACTGCTACCGCGACGGGGCCAGCCTGTACTTCACCTTCGCCTTCCCGCGCGCCCTGGACCGGGAGGTGGACCAGTGGCTGGCCGTGAAGCGCGCGGCGTCGGACGCCGTCGCCGCCAACGGCGGCACCATCAGCCACCATCACGGTGTGGGCGTGGACCATCTGCCCTGGGTCTGCGCGGAGAAGGGCGGGGCGGCCATGGACATCCTCCGCGCGGCAAAGCGGAGCATGGACCCGGCGGGCGTGATGAACCCCGGCAAACTGCTGCCGCCGCAGGGGGCCGTTTGA
- a CDS encoding FAD-dependent oxidoreductase encodes MKRDLPGMSEKVHDLVVIGGGITGACVARDAALRGLSVALLEKRDFAGATTSASSKLIHGGLRYLQNFEVGLVRESLRERRVWSNVAPHLVDPLTFLMPETSRKIKDRVVKAVGLKVYDWLAYDRNRLDDAEKSIPAHRKLGREEALALEPGLDSPALTGAMMFHDYQMYSPERLALECVLGAAEAGAMVANYAEVTGFLLEEGRVAGVRVRDAAAPKPQPEHEIAGRLVVNAAGPWADLLMGELRRALTGKGGAARSLIRSKGIHLLVRPVTKGHAVAVTGENGHFFILPWRGYSILGTTDTVYRGDPDAVHVTEKDIVNFLAVVNRGYPGAKLRRSDVLYFYCGLRPIVDSETSVREGGDADRDGGGDAYNTSRAAEIFDHEKEEGTGGIITVIGGKWTTSRSLAEKVVDLALAKLGKDPVPCATETTPTFGGAVGRFSEFKSRAVREHPELPPDIVEHLARNYGSRMGDVTALAEGDESLRARISGQFPDIAAEVVLAVRQEMALTVEDVLFRRTGLGTTGPPGAEAIRRVAEVMGAELGWDAAERAAQADIATAHFASWARTLAIVNPNSWNRRTGALWPKIEAAISRAVGPVEAAFTDGPMAATRLAAKALHEGFEQVIAIGGDGTVNEVINGFFEDGAPINPEAALAVLTSGTGRDFRRTFGIPESVEDQIERMAASEIRPIDVGRVTYVNWEGREESRYFGNIASFGLSGATDREVNRLNFGKRFGGKLAFKWGMVKALLRYRNQPVRIQVDDIFDETLTVSTAAVCNGQYFGGGMRMAPNAAPDDGLLDVVVVAGVGTLKLLWNVNSIYKGEHLENENVRVVRGRRVTALPAEGAGDVLLDVDGEAPGRLPATFEILPGALQLRY; translated from the coding sequence ATGAAACGCGACCTTCCGGGCATGTCGGAAAAAGTGCATGATTTGGTTGTCATCGGCGGCGGGATCACGGGCGCCTGCGTGGCGCGTGACGCGGCCCTGCGCGGCCTTTCGGTGGCCCTGCTGGAGAAGCGGGACTTTGCCGGGGCCACCACGAGCGCCTCGTCCAAACTCATCCACGGCGGCCTGCGCTACCTGCAAAATTTCGAGGTGGGCCTGGTGCGCGAGTCCCTCCGCGAGCGCCGGGTCTGGTCCAATGTCGCGCCCCATCTGGTTGACCCGCTCACCTTCCTGATGCCCGAGACCAGCCGGAAAATCAAGGACCGTGTGGTGAAGGCTGTCGGGCTGAAGGTGTATGACTGGCTCGCCTATGACCGGAACCGCCTGGACGATGCGGAGAAGTCCATTCCCGCCCACAGGAAACTGGGCCGCGAGGAGGCGCTCGCGCTCGAACCGGGCCTTGACTCGCCGGCCCTGACCGGCGCGATGATGTTCCACGACTACCAGATGTATTCCCCGGAACGGCTTGCCCTGGAGTGCGTGCTGGGCGCGGCGGAGGCCGGGGCCATGGTGGCGAACTATGCGGAGGTCACGGGCTTCCTCTTGGAGGAGGGGCGCGTGGCGGGGGTGCGCGTCCGGGATGCCGCCGCTCCGAAACCGCAGCCGGAGCATGAAATCGCCGGACGGCTGGTGGTGAACGCGGCGGGGCCGTGGGCCGATCTGCTGATGGGGGAACTGCGGCGCGCGCTCACCGGGAAAGGCGGCGCCGCCCGGAGCCTGATCCGGTCCAAGGGCATCCACCTCCTGGTCAGGCCCGTCACCAAGGGGCACGCCGTCGCGGTGACCGGTGAAAACGGGCACTTTTTCATCCTGCCCTGGCGCGGCTATTCCATTCTCGGCACGACGGACACGGTGTACCGGGGTGACCCGGACGCCGTACATGTGACGGAGAAGGACATCGTCAATTTTCTGGCCGTGGTGAACCGGGGCTATCCCGGCGCGAAACTGCGCCGCTCCGATGTCCTGTATTTCTACTGCGGTCTCCGCCCGATTGTGGACTCGGAGACCTCCGTGCGGGAGGGCGGCGACGCGGACCGGGACGGGGGGGGCGACGCGTACAACACGAGCCGGGCGGCGGAGATTTTCGACCATGAGAAGGAGGAGGGCACCGGCGGGATCATCACCGTGATTGGGGGCAAATGGACCACCTCGCGGAGTCTTGCGGAAAAGGTGGTGGACCTTGCCCTGGCAAAGCTCGGCAAAGACCCGGTCCCCTGCGCCACGGAAACCACCCCGACCTTCGGCGGCGCCGTGGGCCGTTTCTCTGAGTTCAAGAGCAGGGCGGTCCGGGAGCATCCGGAACTGCCGCCGGACATTGTGGAGCACCTCGCCCGCAACTATGGCAGCCGCATGGGCGATGTGACGGCTTTGGCGGAGGGCGACGAAAGTCTGCGGGCGCGCATATCGGGCCAGTTTCCGGACATCGCCGCGGAGGTCGTCCTCGCGGTGCGGCAGGAGATGGCGCTCACCGTCGAGGATGTCCTGTTCCGCAGGACGGGGCTCGGCACCACCGGCCCGCCCGGCGCGGAGGCCATCCGCCGCGTGGCGGAGGTCATGGGCGCCGAACTGGGCTGGGACGCGGCGGAGCGCGCCGCGCAGGCGGACATCGCCACCGCCCATTTCGCGTCCTGGGCGCGGACCCTGGCCATTGTGAACCCGAACTCCTGGAACCGGCGCACGGGCGCCCTGTGGCCGAAGATTGAGGCGGCCATCAGCCGTGCGGTCGGCCCCGTTGAGGCGGCCTTCACGGACGGTCCCATGGCCGCGACGCGGCTGGCGGCGAAGGCGCTGCATGAGGGTTTCGAGCAGGTCATCGCCATCGGCGGAGACGGCACGGTGAACGAGGTGATCAACGGGTTTTTCGAGGACGGCGCGCCCATCAACCCGGAGGCGGCGCTGGCCGTTCTGACCAGCGGCACGGGCCGTGATTTCCGGCGGACCTTCGGCATCCCAGAGTCGGTGGAGGACCAGATCGAGCGCATGGCCGCCAGTGAAATTCGGCCGATAGATGTGGGACGGGTCACTTATGTCAACTGGGAGGGCCGCGAGGAGAGCCGTTACTTCGGGAACATCGCGAGCTTCGGCCTGAGCGGCGCGACCGACCGCGAGGTGAACCGGCTTAATTTTGGGAAACGCTTCGGCGGGAAACTCGCCTTCAAGTGGGGCATGGTGAAGGCGCTGCTGCGCTACCGGAACCAGCCGGTGCGGATACAGGTGGACGACATCTTCGACGAGACCCTGACGGTCAGCACGGCGGCGGTCTGCAACGGCCAGTATTTTGGCGGCGGCATGAGGATGGCGCCCAACGCCGCGCCGGACGACGGCCTGCTGGACGTGGTGGTCGTGGCGGGCGTCGGCACCCTCAAACTGCTCTGGAATGTGAACTCCATTTACAAGGGGGAGCATCTGGAAAACGAAAACGTCCGCGTGGTCCGGGGCAGGCGCGTCACCGCGCTGCCCGCGGAGGGGGCGGGCGACGTGCTGCTGGACGTGGACGGCGAGGCGCCCGGCCGGCTGCCGGCGACTTTTGAGATTTTGCCCGGCGCGCTTCAACTGCGCTACTGA
- a CDS encoding metallophosphoesterase, which translates to MSFSGTSSRPQGLPPLAVRRPEEARRRRAAEADRVKPGFLDEHDFTSRFHTLQMRGLTLLLRLMGLYEQGFNNALDMRLVEREFFWPDLPPGLNGLRLLHLSDLHLPRSMPDFAERARRLLEGVEADLCLMTGDYRYGYYGPSDHVARAVQEVLSSVRARQGCYAVLGNHDTLEVGETLEGAGIRVLLNEGVLLDLNGAPVWLAGVDDPHFYHDDDMGRALAGRPEGVFTLMLGHSPESVSKAAGSGVDLFLCGHTHGGQIRLPWLGGVHTNVRKGKKQGIGAWRVGGMRGHTSTGLGVTDVPVRFLCPPEATLITLRRGGGA; encoded by the coding sequence ATGAGCTTCAGCGGTACGAGTAGCCGACCGCAGGGTCTGCCCCCCCTCGCGGTTCGCCGTCCGGAGGAGGCGCGCCGCCGCAGGGCGGCGGAGGCGGACCGGGTCAAGCCGGGATTCCTGGACGAGCACGACTTCACGTCCCGGTTCCACACCCTGCAGATGCGGGGCCTCACCCTGCTGCTCCGGCTCATGGGCCTGTATGAACAGGGCTTTAACAACGCGCTGGACATGCGGCTCGTGGAGCGGGAGTTCTTTTGGCCGGACCTGCCCCCCGGCCTCAACGGATTGCGCCTGCTGCACCTTTCAGACCTCCATCTTCCGCGCTCGATGCCGGACTTCGCGGAGCGGGCGCGGCGTCTGCTGGAGGGCGTCGAGGCGGACCTGTGCCTCATGACCGGCGACTACCGCTATGGGTACTACGGTCCGTCGGACCATGTGGCCCGGGCGGTGCAAGAGGTGCTTTCCAGTGTGCGGGCGCGGCAGGGCTGTTACGCCGTGCTGGGCAACCACGACACGCTGGAGGTGGGGGAGACTCTTGAGGGGGCGGGCATCCGGGTGCTGCTCAACGAGGGGGTGTTGCTGGATTTGAACGGCGCGCCGGTCTGGCTTGCCGGGGTGGATGATCCCCATTTCTACCACGACGACGACATGGGCAGGGCCCTGGCGGGCCGTCCTGAAGGGGTGTTCACCCTCATGCTGGGGCATTCCCCGGAAAGTGTGTCCAAGGCGGCGGGGTCGGGAGTGGACCTCTTCCTGTGCGGCCACACCCACGGCGGGCAAATCCGGCTTCCCTGGCTGGGCGGCGTGCACACCAACGTTCGCAAGGGCAAAAAACAGGGGATTGGCGCATGGCGCGTGGGCGGCATGCGCGGCCACACCTCCACCGGTCTTGGCGTCACCGACGTGCCCGTGCGTTTCCTGTGCCCGCCCGAGGCGACGCTCATCACCCTGCGCCGTGGCGGTGGCGCTTAA
- a CDS encoding cytidine/deoxycytidylate deaminase family protein, which translates to MEERPYHRPTWDEYFMEVANAIAKRATCNRGRSGCVIARDKTLLVTGYVGSPKGFPHCDDVGHQMKRVVHGDGTETEHCVRTVHAEQNAVCQAARLGISIEGATLYCRMTPCRVCAMLIINCGIKRVVCERRYHAGAESEEMFRQAGVQIEFMHDELQRYE; encoded by the coding sequence ATGGAAGAGCGGCCCTACCACCGCCCCACCTGGGACGAGTATTTCATGGAGGTGGCCAACGCCATCGCCAAACGCGCCACCTGCAACCGGGGCCGCAGCGGCTGCGTGATCGCGCGGGACAAGACCCTGCTGGTCACGGGCTATGTCGGCTCCCCCAAGGGCTTCCCCCACTGCGACGACGTGGGCCACCAGATGAAGCGCGTGGTCCACGGGGACGGCACCGAGACCGAGCACTGTGTGCGCACGGTCCACGCTGAGCAGAACGCCGTGTGCCAGGCCGCGCGGCTGGGCATCAGCATCGAGGGCGCCACGCTCTACTGCCGCATGACCCCCTGCCGGGTCTGCGCCATGCTCATCATCAACTGCGGGATCAAGCGCGTCGTCTGCGAGCGCCGCTACCACGCCGGGGCCGAGTCCGAGGAGATGTTCCGCCAGGCCGGGGTGCAGATCGAATTCATGCACGATGAGCTTCAGCGGTACGAGTAG
- a CDS encoding glycosyltransferase: MRINLAADTLDLSVVTPCLNEAENLRVLLPGLRAALDGLGVSWEVLVVDGDSADGTETVSAEAGAGIRYIREPRRGYGAAILRGFSEARGRHVITMDADLSHPARFVGQLWEARDRGDIVIASRYVEGGGADQPAFRLLLSRTINNIFRLGLSLETLDLSSGFRIYRKRILHGMEVERVNFAVLMEILLRAAARGALVAETPFRYEPRVQGRSHARVLAFGVEYMRLFYRMWRLRNSIHSADYDWRAHNSRIWFQRYWQQKRHAIILRFSPRAGLVADVGCGSSRILAELPHAVGLDLRRDKLRFMRRVHPLLAQGDGMRLPFRDASLDGVLSSQIIEHIPDEDGRHLDELLRVLKPGGTLILGTPDYGGWQWPLIEWFYARLAPGAYAHEHVNPYTRAGLLAALRERGCEILDEDSICRAELIVKAIKGG, from the coding sequence ATGCGCATTAATCTGGCCGCCGACACCCTTGACTTGAGCGTGGTGACGCCCTGCCTGAATGAGGCCGAAAATCTGCGCGTGCTTCTGCCCGGACTGCGCGCCGCCCTCGACGGGCTCGGGGTCTCCTGGGAGGTGTTGGTGGTGGACGGCGACTCAGCGGACGGCACGGAAACGGTGTCTGCGGAGGCCGGTGCCGGGATTCGGTACATCCGCGAACCGCGCCGGGGATACGGCGCGGCGATTCTGCGGGGTTTTTCCGAGGCGCGCGGGCGCCATGTCATCACCATGGACGCGGACCTGTCCCACCCGGCCCGGTTTGTGGGGCAGTTGTGGGAGGCGCGCGACCGGGGAGACATTGTCATCGCTTCGCGCTATGTGGAGGGGGGCGGCGCGGACCAGCCCGCATTCCGCCTTCTCCTCAGCCGCACCATCAACAACATTTTCCGGCTGGGCCTCTCCCTGGAAACATTGGACCTTTCAAGCGGGTTCCGCATCTACCGCAAGCGCATACTGCACGGCATGGAGGTGGAGCGGGTTAACTTCGCCGTGCTCATGGAAATCCTCCTGCGGGCCGCGGCGCGCGGCGCCCTGGTGGCCGAAACCCCCTTCCGCTATGAACCGCGCGTCCAGGGCCGGTCCCATGCGCGCGTGCTGGCTTTCGGCGTCGAGTACATGCGGCTCTTTTACCGCATGTGGCGGCTGCGCAACAGCATCCACTCGGCGGACTACGACTGGCGCGCCCACAACAGCCGCATCTGGTTTCAGCGGTACTGGCAGCAGAAACGCCATGCAATCATTTTGCGTTTCTCGCCCCGCGCGGGCCTGGTCGCGGATGTCGGCTGCGGCAGCAGCCGCATCCTGGCCGAACTCCCCCACGCCGTCGGACTGGACCTGCGCCGCGACAAACTCCGCTTCATGCGGCGGGTGCATCCCCTTCTCGCCCAGGGGGACGGCATGCGCCTGCCCTTCCGGGATGCGAGTCTGGACGGCGTGCTCTCCTCGCAAATCATCGAGCACATCCCGGACGAGGACGGGCGGCACCTCGACGAGCTTCTGCGCGTGCTTAAACCCGGCGGAACGCTCATCCTCGGCACCCCCGACTACGGCGGCTGGCAATGGCCCCTCATCGAGTGGTTCTACGCGCGGCTGGCACCGGGCGCCTACGCCCACGAGCATGTGAACCCCTACACCCGGGCCGGGCTCCTGGCCGCCTTGCGGGAGCGCGGCTGCGAAATCCTCGACGAGGACAGTATCTGCCGCGCGGAACTGATTGTAAAGGCCATAAAAGGCGGGTGA
- a CDS encoding 2-isopropylmalate synthase, translated as MERQIRFFDTTLRDGEQTPGVHFDADVKTVLARRLEEFGAATIEAGFPASSPGDAEAVRRVAGAITRAEVAALARCRAGDIDAAAEALSPAVTPVIHLVLGVSDIHLERKLKMTRARAVRAIAESVAHARRRAERVQFSAEDATRADPIFLRQCVMAAVGEGASRVNLPDTVGCAVPEEYGAMIADMAAFAGPDIIVSAHCHNDLGLATANTVAAVRAGARQVEVSVNGLGERAGNAAAEEVAAVLRLKGVAGTGIRLEHATELSRMVAELSGVPVQPNRALVGGNAFVHSSGIHQDGILKAPENYEFVPPALVGASGHCFVITARSGRSAVAHEAARAGHSLSEDETDRVYREVVRHAEARRGRVTREEVARIAVECVRQNALS; from the coding sequence ATGGAACGACAGATTCGATTTTTTGACACCACCCTGCGCGACGGCGAGCAGACGCCGGGGGTCCATTTTGACGCGGACGTGAAAACCGTCCTGGCGCGGCGGCTGGAGGAGTTCGGCGCGGCGACGATAGAGGCGGGCTTTCCCGCATCGTCGCCGGGCGACGCGGAGGCCGTGCGCCGTGTGGCCGGGGCAATAACGCGGGCCGAAGTGGCGGCGCTGGCCCGTTGCCGTGCCGGGGACATTGACGCGGCGGCGGAGGCCCTGTCCCCCGCGGTGACGCCCGTCATACACCTGGTGCTGGGCGTGTCCGACATCCATCTGGAAAGGAAACTGAAGATGACCCGCGCCCGCGCGGTGCGCGCCATTGCCGAATCCGTGGCGCACGCCCGGCGCAGGGCGGAGCGGGTGCAGTTCAGCGCCGAGGACGCCACCCGCGCGGACCCCATCTTCCTGCGGCAGTGCGTGATGGCCGCCGTCGGGGAGGGCGCGTCCCGCGTCAACCTGCCCGACACGGTGGGCTGCGCCGTGCCCGAGGAGTACGGCGCGATGATTGCCGACATGGCGGCCTTTGCGGGGCCGGACATCATCGTGTCCGCCCACTGCCACAACGACCTGGGCCTGGCCACGGCGAACACCGTGGCGGCGGTGCGCGCGGGCGCGCGGCAGGTGGAGGTCAGTGTCAACGGCCTGGGCGAGCGGGCCGGAAACGCCGCCGCCGAGGAGGTGGCCGCGGTGCTCCGCCTGAAGGGTGTGGCCGGTACGGGCATCCGCCTGGAGCATGCGACCGAACTCAGCCGGATGGTCGCGGAACTGTCCGGGGTGCCCGTGCAGCCCAACCGCGCCCTGGTTGGCGGGAACGCCTTTGTCCACAGTTCCGGCATCCACCAGGACGGCATACTGAAAGCGCCGGAGAACTATGAGTTCGTCCCGCCCGCGCTGGTGGGCGCGTCCGGACATTGCTTTGTCATCACGGCCCGGTCGGGCCGGAGCGCCGTGGCGCATGAGGCGGCCCGCGCCGGACACTCCCTGTCCGAAGACGAGACCGACCGGGTATACCGCGAGGTGGTCCGCCATGCCGAGGCCCGACGTGGACGCGTCACCCGGGAGGAGGTGGCCCGCATTGCCGTCGAATGCGTCCGGCAAAACGCCCTGTCCTGA
- a CDS encoding sodium/solute symporter (Members of the Solute:Sodium Symporter (SSS), TC 2.A.21 as described in tcdb.org, catalyze solute:Na+ symport. Known solutes for members of the family include sugars, amino acids, nucleosides, inositols, vitamins, urea or anions, depending on the system.): MESFVQLHFIDMVIIGVYMLGSLALGAFCTKYVGDSNDFFLAGKALPFWAIGFSIVVSDIGAVDFMAVAGAAYQHGVSAANFDWMGSMPAMVFAAFVFVPYFWRTGVFTIPEFLGRRYNSGVQFVNGLIWAVVLFIMLAVMQWLTADKLMHTILGWNPYLTLAITATITGVYTFSGGLTAVVFTDVVQLVVMYVGGLGLLALSLWEVGGWGQLHTDILAKGPEYANHFNILLPHDTTGPFPWTGIVFGLGIVLAIAYMSGNQVIVQRTLGAKTEWDAKAGMLLGGFLKSFIPLMVALPGLCGVLLITHSDSADRVVPIMIREYMPAGLRGLMFAALFAALMSSISGTLNSGTTIFITDILGTIRKWTGMKPLDDRKALVLGRVYTAVFIITTALLAERIANRESIYVFIQTVLSLFQGPGLAILLLGIIWPRATGWGGLAGLVLGVMFCFVLNYTPNLFTSDDPFLFVAWWSFVFSMAVTMIVSLLTKPEPPEKLRGLVWSSVVVDEDAQAALEERVS, translated from the coding sequence ATGGAGTCATTCGTACAGCTTCATTTCATAGACATGGTCATCATCGGGGTGTACATGCTGGGGTCGCTCGCGCTGGGGGCGTTCTGCACGAAGTATGTCGGCGACTCGAACGACTTCTTCCTCGCGGGCAAGGCGCTCCCCTTCTGGGCCATCGGCTTCTCCATCGTGGTGAGCGACATCGGCGCGGTGGACTTCATGGCGGTGGCGGGCGCCGCCTACCAGCACGGCGTGTCGGCGGCCAACTTCGACTGGATGGGCTCGATGCCCGCCATGGTCTTCGCCGCCTTCGTATTCGTGCCCTATTTCTGGCGCACCGGCGTTTTCACCATCCCGGAGTTCCTTGGCCGGCGTTACAACTCCGGCGTGCAGTTTGTCAACGGCCTCATCTGGGCCGTGGTCCTGTTCATCATGCTGGCCGTGATGCAGTGGCTCACCGCGGACAAGCTGATGCACACCATCCTTGGCTGGAACCCCTACCTCACCCTGGCCATCACGGCGACCATCACCGGCGTCTACACCTTCTCGGGCGGCCTCACCGCCGTGGTGTTCACCGACGTGGTGCAGCTTGTCGTGATGTATGTCGGCGGGCTTGGGCTGCTCGCCCTGAGCCTCTGGGAGGTCGGCGGCTGGGGCCAGCTTCACACGGACATTCTGGCCAAGGGTCCGGAATACGCCAACCACTTCAACATCCTGCTGCCGCACGACACCACCGGCCCTTTCCCGTGGACCGGCATCGTCTTCGGCCTCGGCATCGTGCTGGCCATCGCGTACATGTCCGGGAACCAGGTCATCGTGCAGCGCACCCTGGGCGCAAAGACCGAGTGGGACGCCAAGGCGGGCATGCTGCTGGGCGGTTTCCTCAAGTCCTTCATCCCCCTCATGGTCGCCCTGCCGGGCCTGTGCGGCGTGCTGCTCATCACCCATTCGGACAGCGCGGACCGCGTGGTGCCCATCATGATCCGCGAATACATGCCGGCGGGGTTGCGCGGGCTGATGTTCGCGGCCCTCTTCGCCGCGCTCATGTCCAGCATCTCGGGAACGCTCAATTCGGGCACGACCATCTTCATCACGGACATTCTGGGGACCATCCGCAAGTGGACCGGCATGAAACCCCTCGATGACCGCAAGGCCCTGGTGCTGGGCCGGGTCTACACGGCGGTCTTCATCATTACCACCGCCCTGCTCGCCGAGCGCATCGCGAACCGGGAAAGCATCTATGTGTTCATCCAGACCGTGCTTTCCCTGTTCCAGGGGCCGGGTTTAGCCATACTGTTGCTGGGCATCATCTGGCCGAGGGCCACGGGCTGGGGCGGTCTGGCCGGTCTCGTCCTCGGCGTGATGTTCTGTTTCGTTCTCAACTACACCCCGAACCTGTTCACTTCGGACGACCCCTTCCTCTTCGTGGCCTGGTGGTCGTTTGTGTTCAGCATGGCCGTCACCATGATTGTCAGCCTCCTGACAAAGCCCGAGCCGCCTGAAAAGCTCCGGGGCTTGGTCTGGAGCTCCGTGGTCGTTGACGAGGACGCCCAGGCGGCGCTTGAAGAAAGGGTATCCTGA
- a CDS encoding NAD(+)/NADH kinase, producing the protein MKTATKKGPRILRVALFGAEALDLAPHFDPYDNLRLVENNPDVVVSFGGDGTLLGAELQWPGRPKVPILNSRLGHRCIPHPAADVIRSLAEGTLVRNEYAKLECAINPAAPERADPDFTITCLNEINVHMGRINSAVRFRLWINEEPFDGGSEIIGDGFVACTPFGSTAYFNAITHGIFTQGIGVAFKATSHKTNHLVVAEDVEARFLITRGPATLAFDSSPEYLSLEDNDELIVRRHAQSAVILTCGPVRRLHEPF; encoded by the coding sequence ATGAAAACAGCGACCAAAAAGGGGCCGCGCATTTTGCGGGTGGCCCTTTTCGGGGCGGAGGCGTTGGACCTTGCCCCCCATTTTGACCCCTATGACAATTTGCGGCTCGTGGAGAACAACCCGGACGTGGTGGTCTCCTTCGGCGGCGACGGCACCCTGCTGGGCGCGGAACTGCAATGGCCGGGCCGCCCGAAGGTTCCCATCCTCAACAGCCGCCTGGGTCACCGCTGCATCCCGCATCCGGCGGCGGACGTGATCCGCTCCCTGGCGGAGGGCACGTTGGTCCGCAACGAGTACGCCAAGCTCGAGTGCGCCATCAATCCCGCCGCGCCGGAACGGGCCGACCCGGACTTCACCATCACCTGCCTGAACGAGATTAACGTCCACATGGGCCGCATCAACAGCGCGGTCCGGTTCAGGCTGTGGATCAACGAGGAGCCCTTCGACGGCGGCTCGGAGATCATCGGGGACGGATTCGTGGCCTGCACCCCCTTCGGCAGCACGGCCTATTTCAACGCCATCACCCACGGCATTTTCACCCAGGGCATCGGCGTCGCGTTCAAGGCCACCTCGCACAAGACAAACCACCTGGTGGTGGCGGAGGATGTCGAGGCGCGCTTCCTTATCACGCGCGGCCCCGCGACCCTCGCCTTTGACAGCTCGCCCGAGTACCTCTCCCTGGAGGACAACGACGAGCTGATAGTGCGCCGCCACGCGCAGAGCGCGGTGATACTGACCTGCGGGCCGGTGCGGCGCCTGCACGAGCCCTTTTAA